The Fusobacterium massiliense DNA window TTTTTTCAGTTTCATAGCTTCTCTTAAGCATTGAAACAACTTGGAAAGAAATTTGATACCATTTTACTTTATCTTCAGCAGCTCCAGATATTATAAGAGGAGTTCTTGCTTCGTCTATAAGTATAGAGTCAACTTCGTCAACTATACAAAAATTTAAAGGTCTTTGAACTTTTTTATCCAAAGAATCAACCATATTGTCTCTCAAGTAATCAAAACCAAATTCTGAGTTTGTACCATAAGTTATATCAGAATTGTATGAGTTTTTTCTTTGTTCAGTTGGTAATCCGTTTAAAATAACTCCTGATGTCAATCCAAGAAAACCATATAATCTTGACATTTGATCTCTGTCTCTCTTTGCTAGATAGTCATTTACTGTAATTACATGAACACCTTTTCCAGCAAGAGCATTTAAATAAACTGCTGAAGTTGCAACTAAAGTTTTCCCTTCCCCAGTTTTCATTTCTGTTATTTTCCCTTGATGTAAAACTATTCCACCAATCAATTGAACATCATAATGTCTTAATCCTAAAACTCTCTTAGAAGCTTCTCTTACTGTTGCAAAAGCTTCAACTAAAATATCATCTAAAGTTTCTCCATTTGCTAGTCTTTCTTTAAAAATATTAGTTTTATTTTTTAGCTCCTCATCTGAAAGTTTTTCGTATTCTGGCTCCAAATCATTAATTTTTGCCACTATTTTTCTTAAGTTTTTTACTTCTCTATCATTTTTAGTACCAAAAATCTTTTTTAGTAAGCTACTAATCATTCTAAATCTCCTTTTTAGTTTATTTTTTATACTCTAACATAATTTATAACCTTAGTCAAATTTTATCTTTTAAGTCAATAAATTCGTCTTCAGTTAAAATTTTTATTGTTTCTATTTCTTGTGCTTTTTTTAGTTTACTTCCTGCTTTTTCTCCAACAATCAAATAATCTAAGTTTTTACTAACTGCACTAAGATTTTTTCCTCCAAGCTTTTCTATTTCCTCTTTTATTTGATCTCTTGTGAAGTGTTTTAAAGTTCCGGTAAATAAAAAAGTTTTTCCAGAAAAATTTGAATTTATACTTTCTTCAGTTTTACTTTCACTTAATTCAAACTTTAATCCTTGTTCTTTTAAACCCGATATAATTTTTTGAGATTTTTCTTTTAGAAAAAACTCTATAATTTCTTTAGCTGCTATTTCTCCTATTCCTTCTATTTGAATTAATTCTTCAAATGTCATAGACATTAATTTATCTATATTTTTAGAATTTTTAGCCAAAATTTTTGATGCAACTTTACCAATAAATGGTATTCCTAAAGAATATATTACTTTATCATATTCTCTTGCTTTACTACTTTCAATAGAATTTAAAAGATTATCTATACTTTTTTTACCCATTTTATCTATTTGTTCTAAATCATCTCTATGATTTTTCAAATTAAAAATATCAACAACAGTCTTTATATAGCCCAAATCTATGAACTTTTCAACTATTTTTGAGCCTAAACCCATAATATTTAAAGCATCTCTTGAAACAAAGTACTCAATTTCTCCTTGAATTTTTGCTGGACACTCATCATTGACACATTTTATATCAACTAAACCTTCTTCTCTTTCAAGTTTATGAGAACAAACTGGACATTCAGTAGGTTCTTCTATTATTTTTTCAGTTCCAACTCTTTCTTCTTTTATAGCTTTAACAACTTGTGGTATAATTTCGGCTGCTTTTTCTATAAAAACCCTATCTCCTATTCTTATGTCTTTTCTCTCTATTTCATTTATATTATGTAAACTTGCTCTTTTTACTTTGCTTCCTGACAATTCAACTTCTTGAAGTTCTGCAACGGGGGTTAATTTACCTGTTCTACCGACTTGCCAAGTTACCCCTTTTAAGAGAGTTGAAACTTGATGTGCTGGAAATTTATAAGCTATTGCCCATCTAGGTGTCTTACTCGTATAGCCTATCTCTTCCCACAAATCTATTTCATCAACTTTTATTACTAGACCATCAGTTTCATAAGGTAAATTTTCTCTTTCTTTTCCCCAATACTCTATTCTATTTTCAATCTCTTTAGAATTTTCTAAAACTTCAAAAATTCCAGTTGTTTTAATTCCTAAACTCTCTAAATATTTTATACTTTCACTATGAGAATGTAAACCTAACTTTTCTGCTTCTACTAAAAAATAAAAATAAGCATCTAAGCCCCTTTCTCTCACAATATTTGAATCAAGTTGTCTTAGTGTTCCACTTGCAGCATTTCTTGGATTAGCAAAAACTTCCTCTCCTTTTTCTAATCTTTCTTTATTTAGTTTTTCAAAGTTTACCAACGGTAATACAACTTCTCCTCTTATCTCTATATCTATTGGTTCAGACAAAATTTTCATAACACTTTCAATTTGCATTATATTTTCAGTTACATCTTCTCCAACAAAACCATCTCCACGAGTAACTGCTTTTATAAGTTTTCCTTGTCTGTAAGTTAGACTGATAGAAAGTCCATCAAGTTTAACTTCTAAACAATATTTTAACTCTTTTTTTTCAGAAATTCTTTTTTTTATTCTTTCTATAAAGTCTACAATCTCTCCAGTATTATAACTATTTGCTAGACTTAACATTGGATGTTCATGTTCCACTTTTTTAAATTTATTTTCTCTAACACTTGCTCCAACTGACATTGTTGGAGAAAATAAATCCATACATTCAGGATTTGCTTTTTCCAATTCATTTAATTTTTCTAATAACTTATCATATTCATAGTCAGAAATTAAACTTTCGTTCTCATTATAATAGCTTTCACTATATTTTTTTAAAAGTTCTCTCAAATCTCTAATTTCTTTTTTTATATCCATAGTTTCCCCTAATTTATTTTTGTTTTATTATACCATAAATTTAAAAATGCACCTTTACTTTTTTAAGGTGCATTTTATTCATTCTACAGGAAAGTATAAAAATAAACATCAAAAATTAGTCTCTGACGTCCGTATTAGTTCGAAGAGCCTGTGTTCATTGAGCTCGTAGAACTCATACGGCTGTCAGGAGACTTTTTTATATTTTGAAAAAAACTCTTTTTATTCTTTTTATAAATTTTTATACACTTAATAAAAATTTTACTTAAATTTTTATTTTAAAGTAACTTTTAAAATTGGTTCTCCAATTTTTACAACTTTTCCAAGTGATAATACTTCTATTTTTTCAACTCTATCCATATTATTAATTATAACTGGAGATTTTGTAGATGGAACTTTTTGACTAATTAAATCAAGGTCGTATTTTATAATTGCCTCTCCTTGCTTTATAGCTCCAGCATCTCTAAGTTTTGTGAATCCTTCTCCCTCTAATTTTACTGTGTCTATCCCAAAATGTACTATCATTTCTAACCCTTCAACAGATTCAAAAATAACTGCATGGTTAGTTGGAAATACATTCATTAACTGTCCGTTGATAGGAGAACATATATTTCCTTTATCTGGCTCTATAGCACACCCATCTCCTACCATTTTTTGAGCAAAAGCTTCGTCTGGAACCTCACTTAAAGGTATTACTTTTCCATTAAGTGGTGAATATACAATAACTACTTCACTTTCTTTTTGTTTTTTAAAAAAATCAAATAATCCCATAACATTTAAGACGATTTAAATCTTCTTCAATCGTCTTTTCCTCCTTTACTATTTTTTTCTTTTTATTTCTTGAACTTCTTCTTTAGCATTTACATCTTTAAATTCTAATTTAAAATCTTCATTAGAAATTAAAATTAATTTATCTCCCTCTAATTTTATACTTTTGTTATCTTTTAAAATAGTAAGAAATTTTAATTCTAAAATCATATCTTGTTCTTTACCATCCATCTTAGTTGTTCCCATATTTTCTATAACTAATTTCCCACCATTTATTTCATATTGACCAAAATATCTATTAATACCACTGTATCCAAAAAATCTATCTCCTTCAAAACCTATGCTAACTTCTTTGTTATACTCATCTCCAAGTATTTTAAATTCTCTTCCATTTAGTTCTTGTTTTAAATTTGGAAGTATTGTATCTGTAACTTTACTAACTCCTGATTTCAAAGATGATATTTTATCACTTATTTCTGCTGTCGTACAAGCAGTTAATGCTAATACTAGAGTGCTTAATATCAAAATTTTTTTCATTTGCTTTCCCCCTAATTATTTTTCTTCTAATTACTTCTGATTTATTATACAATATTTTTTTGAATTATGATAGTATAGTATTTTTGTTTTTATATGATAGAATATAAAATAATAAGTATTAACCTTAATAAAGATTAAGTTTTGGAGGATTTATGATTTATTTTATTTATGGGAATTCTCCCACTATAGAATTTGAAACCGAAAAGATTACTGCTGAAATTTCTAAACAACTAGAAGGAATTAGTCCTGTTTTTTTTGATTGCTCTCAAAAAGAAGAAGAAAATTTTATAGAAACCATTCAAGTGAACTCAATTTTTTCAACTACAGATTTTTTAATTTTAAAAAGAGCAGAGTTACTAAAAAGTTCAGGTATTCAAAAACTTTTTAAAAGTATGAAAAATTTTAATTTAGATAGAAAAGAAATAATCATCACGTACAATGTTCCTATTCAGTATAATAAAGTTGTTTCTGAATATGAGCTAACTAAAGCTACTATAAAAAATATAGAAGAACTTGCTAACTTTAAAAATTTTTTAGTTTTAAACTCTGAAAATTTAGTTTTAGATTACATTAAGAAAAAACTAACTATTAATGAAAAAGACAGTAAGCAATTAGCTGAACTTTTAGGAGATGACTATTATCATATAAAAAATGAAGTTGATAAGATAGTAACTTTTTTAGATGGAGAAGAATTTTCATTAGATAAAATTAAGAATATAGTAAGTTTTGATAAAGAACATAATTTAAAAGAATTAATTGATAATTTTTTTAAAGATTTTGATTGTAAACCTATTTTAGATTTTTTAGAAAAAAATAAAGATATGTATCTTGCATTTATTTATGCTTTTAGTGAAGAATTAATAATATTTTTAAAACTAAGTTCTCTTATTAATGATGGTAAAATTTCAAAGTCTATGAATTATAATGTTTTTAAAGAAATATACGAAGATTTTTCAGATATTTTTATTGGAAGAAACTTTAAAGTTTCTCACCCTTATACTGTGTATTTAAAACTTTCTAATTTTCCTTATAATTTTCCTTATAATTTTAATATCAATTTTTTAGAAGAAAAATTAAAGGAACTTTTATATATAGAATATTTTATGAAGAGTGGAGAAAAAGACATTGACATTGAAGTTGAGCTTTTTTTAAAATGCTTTATAAAATAGTTAAATTTATTTGTGTCTTATTATTTCTATTGTGTTCTGTTTTAGTGTTTTTTAGAAATACTTTCTTTCTTTTTTTCTTTTTGATATAATAAAAATATAAAATATTTTTAAGGAGGTTTTTTATGAAAAAAGTTTTATTAGGATTATTTGTACTAGCTTCAGTTTCTGCTGTAGCAGCTGAAGGAGTAAATGTATACGGAAGATTAGGACTTGATGTTTATTCTCATTATAATAAAATTGTAGATGAAGATAATGGCGAAACTATGTTAAAAGCTAAAGGAAAACTAGCTCCTAGTATAGCGGTGGAAGTAACTAAAGATTTAGGTTCTAATTTTGAAACAGGACTTGGATTAGGATATGTATGGCATGGTAAAAGGGATTATAAAATCAATAATGTAGTTGGAGATGATGGAAATGAATATGAAGAAGATAGGGGAAAATATCCAGCAATAAATTCTATTCCTTTATATGTTACTGGTAAATATAAATTTGATACTGGTTCAGATATAAAACCTTATGTTAAAGTTGACTTAGGATATTCTTTCAATAAAATGAAAAAATCTATGATAGGAACTGGAAAAAATCTTACTACTGGAGATACTGGAACAGTTACAGTAGAAGGATTAAAAGCTAAAAATGGTCTTTATGCAGGAATAGGGGTTGGACTTGAATACAATAATGTAACTGCTGATTTATCTTATGTATTTACTGGAGCAAAATATAAATATACAGATGAAAGTGATGCAGATAAAGCAAACAACAGTGCTGTAAGATTAACTGTTGGTTATAAATTCGCATTCTAATTCTTAAAATAGAATAAAAAAATTAAGTCCTTAGTATTTGTATTAGAAATTTTTATACAAATGCTAGGGACTTTGTTATTATTTATTTAGTCTCTGACGTCTGTATTAGTTCGAAGAGTTTATATTTATTGAACTAGTAGAACTCATGCGGCTGTCATGAGACTTTATTTATTATCTTTATTATGTTTATTGTGTTTAATGTATTTAATATGTTCTGTTTTCGACTTTTTTATAATATTTATTCTTAAATGCTTGTTTTATTTTGTTTTTTTTGATACAATAAAAATATAAAATATTTTTAAGGAGGATTTTTATGAAAAAAGTTTTATTAGGATTATTTGCATTAGCTTCAGTTTCTGCTGTAGCAGCTGAAGGAGTAAATGTATACGGAAGATTAGGTCTAGATGTTTATTCTCATTATAATAAACTTGTAGATAGAGAAGATGGACAAACTTTATTAAAAGCTAAAGGAAAAGTGGCTCCTAGTATAGCACTTGAAGTAACTAAAGATTTAGGTTCTAATTTTGAGGCAGGGCTTGGATTAGGATACGTATGGCATGGTAAAAGAGATTATAAAGAAACTGATGACAAAGATGAATACACTGCAAAATTTCCAGCAATAAATTCTATTCCTTTATATGTTACTGGTAAATATAAATTTGATACTGGTTCAGATATAAAGCCTTATGTTAAAGCTGACTTAGGATATTCTTTCAATAAAATGAAAAAATCTATAGCAGTAACAGAAAAAGACCTAACTACTGGAGAAACTGAAACAGTTACAGCAGAAGGATTAAAAGCTAAAAATGGTCTTTATGCGGGAATAGGAGCAGGGGTAGAATACAATAATGTAACTGCTGATTTATCTTATGTATTTACTGGAGCAAAATATAAAGATATAGATGGTGATACAGCTAAAGCAAACAAAGGTGCTTTAAGATTAACTGTTGGTTATAAATTTGCATTCTAATTCTTAAAATAGAATAAAAAAATTAAGTCCCTAGTATTTGTATTAGATACCTTATACAAATGCTAGGGATTTTATTTATTAGGAAAGTATAAAATTAAATAAAAAAATTAGTCTCTTGACAGCCGTATGAGTTCTACGAGCTCAATGAACGTAGGCTCTTCGAACTAATACGGACATCAGAGACTTTATTTGTGTCAAGAGACTTTATTTACCCCATATTAGAGAATCTTTCTATAGACTTTGCAAATTTTTCTATAGTTTCATCTAATTCTCCGTTTTCAATTCCATCTTTTATACAATGTTTTATATGACCTTCAAGAATTATTTGTCCACATTTATGTAAAGCAGACTTTGCTGCATTAATTTGAGATAGAATATCTTCACAAGGAACATCTTCTTCTATCATTCTCTCTATAGCTTGTACTTGTCCACCAATTTTTCTAAGTCTTCTATGTAAATTATTAGAATCCATACATTGTTTCATAATATCTCCTCCTTATTTCAATTTAATTTTTTATTAGGTATTCTATAAATGTCTATTTCTCTCTCCAATATTTTTTCTACGATTGCTTGAAAATATTTACTTTCTCCTGTTACAAAAAATATTAATTTTCCCTTTTCAGATTTTGTATTCAATATATTTAGACTTTTTAAAGTTCTTTTTACTTCCTCAACTGCTTGAAAAGCAGGGTCTACTATTTTTATGTTCGTATGTTGTTCTATCACATCTCTAATAAGTGGATAGTGTGTACAACCTAAAACTAAAGTATCTGCGTTTTCAGGAATTTTTGAAAGATACTTATTTAAAAGCTCTTCAGAATTGCTAAAAGTTTCCCAACCTTTTTCTATCATATTAGGAAATTCTTTACAAGCAATCTCTGTAATATTTAAATCACTATCTAAATTATCAGCCTGTTTTTTGTAACCATGAGCTTCAGCTGTAAACTTTGTAGAGATAACAGCTACATTTTTATTTATTGTATTTTTTATAGCTCCCTTTACCCCTGATTCAATTATACCAATTATTGGTAAGGAAAAATTTTCTCTCAAATATTCAATGGCAGCTATAGAAGCAGTATTACACGCAACTACAACTAATTTACAATTATTCATTAAGAAAAATTTTAATATTCTTTCACATAATTTTTGTAAATCTTCTTTTGTTTTTCCAGAACCATATGGAAAATTTCCATTATCTCCATAATAAATATAATCTTCATTAGGAAGAGCTTTTATAAGTTCTCTTAAAACTGTTGTTCCTCCTATTCCTGAATCAAATATACCAATTTTTCCACTTTTATCGTTCATTTTTTCTTCCTTTTTTTATAAATTTAGCTTAGTTTTTATTTATAGAATATTATAAATTTAAATATCAAAAATTAATTCCTAACATAGAAACTCATACAACTACTTAGGAACCTTATTATAATAACATAATTTTCATATAATAGCAATTTATTATCTTATTCTGTTCTAAGTGCATCAATAGGATTAAGTCTTGCCGCTCTTCTTGCCGGACTAACTCCAAATATAACTCCTACAATAACAGATATTCCCATAGATACTACTATTGATACTAAAGAGAAAACAGGTTTTATTTGAATTATAGCTCCTATTAAAAAACTTAATAATATTCCTATTACTACTCCTGCAATACCACCTATAACTGTCAAAAAAATTGCTTCAAATAAAAATTGTTTTAAAATATCCCTATTTTTTGCTCCCAATGCTTTTCTTATCCCAATCTCTTTCGTTCTTTCTACTATAGTTACAAGCATAATATTCATTACTCCAATACCACCGACTAAAAGAGATACACTTGCTGCTAAAGTAACAAATAAACTAAGTGTTGATAAAACTCTATCAAAAGACTCAATGTCACTAGATAATGCATTAGTTACATATAAGTTTTTATTATTTTTATAAAATTCAAGTATTGATTTTGTTTCGAGCATAGCTTTACCTAATTCTCCACCATCTTTTACTTCAATTATCAAAGTATCAAATACATCTGGATCTTGATTAAATGAATTAGAATAAGTTTTATATGGCATTCTCAAACTAATAGCAAAATCTTCATCTTCTCCAAATAATTTCCCAAATGATTCATATGGATTTCTATACACACCGACTATTTTATATTTATATCCTGCTTTTTTTCTATCTTTACTCACCTCAAGATATTGACCTAAGGCTTTTTTTTCTTCTCCATAAAGGTTCTTAGCTGAAAGATTATCAATTATTATTACTCTTTCATTACTTGCATATTCAAAAGGTAAAAAATTTCTACCAGCAATTATTTTAACTGGAGAAATTTTCTCAAAATCTTCCGTACTTATATCTCCAAAAGCAAATCTAGGTCTGTTATCTTTTGTTACTCTAAATCTTTCTTCAATGCTTACTGCAACACTCTTAAATTTATTTGTTTTTTTCAGCATATTTACTGTTTCTTGAGTAAAATAATCTTTGTATTTAAAATTTTCAGATCTAAAGTCTATAGTTACAGTAAATTTACCATAACCTATTTTTTTTAAATCTCCTAAAATATTATCTCTTCCACCATTTCCTATTGCCCACATAGCTATAACTGACGATATGCCTATTATTATTCCAAGCATAGTCAACATCGTTCTTAACTTATTGCCTTTTAGTGTAAGTAAACTATCTTTTAAAATATCTAGAAAACTCATATTATCTCACCATCTTTAAAAACTAATTTTCTTTGAGCACTTTCTCCTATATTAGGTTCATGAGTTACAACAATAATAGTTTTCCCTGATTTATTTAATTCTTTCAATATTTCCATAACTTCTTCTTCAGATTTACTATCTAAATTCCCAGTTGGTTCATCTGCTAAAATTATGCTTGGTTCATTTATTAATGCCCTAGCTATTGCAACTCTCTGTCTTTGACCCCCAGAGAGTTCATTAGGTCTATGATGCAATCTTTCTTTTAAGCCCACCATTTCTAAAAGTTTTACAGCTCTTTCGTATCTTTCTTTTTTAGGAACAGATGAATATAGTAAAGGTAATTCAACATTTTCAACTGCTGTTAATTTAGGCAACAAATTAAATGTTTGAAATATAAAACCTATTTTCTTATTTCTTATTTCACTCAATTCATCTTCTGAAGATTTAGATATGTCAATATTATCTAAAATATATTCCCCTTCATATTGATTATCTAAGCAAGCTAAAATATTCATCATAGTGGATTTTCCACTACCACTACTTCCCATTATTGCTAAAAATTCACCTTTTTGCACTTGAAAGGAAATATTTTTTAATGCCTGCAATTCCATTGTACCATTTTTATATTTTTTATTAATATTATTAATTTTTATTATTTCCATTCATTTTCCTTTTTTATTTACTGTACCAATTTCAATCCATCTTTTAGTTTATCATCTGGAGTTACTATCAAATTTTCTCCTACTTCAAGACCAGAAGTTATTAAAATATTTTCTCCTACTACATTTTTTATTTCTACTTTTTTCTCTCTCACAATATTTTCCTTGTCCAAAACATAGACATAATATTGTCCATCTCTATTTTGTAAAGCTATTTTCGGTATAATTATATTCATACTATCTGATTTTATATCCAAAACAGCTTTTATTTTAAACCCAGGTGTAAGATTAGGAATTTCTTCTTTTGTTTTAACATCTGCTTCCAATACATTTTCAGAAGTTAAAGTAGATGCTGTTGAAAGTTTTGAAATTTTAACTATCTCTCCATCATAAAACTTATTATCTTCAGAAATATCTTGTCTTACCCTTATACTTTGTCCAACTTTTACAACTTCCGAATTATATTCAGGTATTTCAATAACTATTCTCAAATTAGAAGAATCTATAATTTCTAAAAGAGAATTATCTGTGTCAACTAAGTAATTAGCTTGAGCTTTTAAATTAGACACAACTCCATCAACAGGGCTTCTAACTTCTTTTACAGTCTTACTCAATACTTCGTTTAATTCCTCAATGTTTAATTCAGAAATTCTATAGCTATCCTCTAAGTTTTTTATTTCATCTTTACTAGCTCCAC harbors:
- the ligA gene encoding NAD-dependent DNA ligase LigA; protein product: MDIKKEIRDLRELLKKYSESYYNENESLISDYEYDKLLEKLNELEKANPECMDLFSPTMSVGASVRENKFKKVEHEHPMLSLANSYNTGEIVDFIERIKKRISEKKELKYCLEVKLDGLSISLTYRQGKLIKAVTRGDGFVGEDVTENIMQIESVMKILSEPIDIEIRGEVVLPLVNFEKLNKERLEKGEEVFANPRNAASGTLRQLDSNIVRERGLDAYFYFLVEAEKLGLHSHSESIKYLESLGIKTTGIFEVLENSKEIENRIEYWGKERENLPYETDGLVIKVDEIDLWEEIGYTSKTPRWAIAYKFPAHQVSTLLKGVTWQVGRTGKLTPVAELQEVELSGSKVKRASLHNINEIERKDIRIGDRVFIEKAAEIIPQVVKAIKEERVGTEKIIEEPTECPVCSHKLEREEGLVDIKCVNDECPAKIQGEIEYFVSRDALNIMGLGSKIVEKFIDLGYIKTVVDIFNLKNHRDDLEQIDKMGKKSIDNLLNSIESSKAREYDKVIYSLGIPFIGKVASKILAKNSKNIDKLMSMTFEELIQIEGIGEIAAKEIIEFFLKEKSQKIISGLKEQGLKFELSESKTEESINSNFSGKTFLFTGTLKHFTRDQIKEEIEKLGGKNLSAVSKNLDYLIVGEKAGSKLKKAQEIETIKILTEDEFIDLKDKI
- a CDS encoding PTS sugar transporter subunit IIA, which encodes MGLFDFFKKQKESEVVIVYSPLNGKVIPLSEVPDEAFAQKMVGDGCAIEPDKGNICSPINGQLMNVFPTNHAVIFESVEGLEMIVHFGIDTVKLEGEGFTKLRDAGAIKQGEAIIKYDLDLISQKVPSTKSPVIINNMDRVEKIEVLSLGKVVKIGEPILKVTLK
- a CDS encoding META domain-containing protein, encoding MKKILILSTLVLALTACTTAEISDKISSLKSGVSKVTDTILPNLKQELNGREFKILGDEYNKEVSIGFEGDRFFGYSGINRYFGQYEINGGKLVIENMGTTKMDGKEQDMILELKFLTILKDNKSIKLEGDKLILISNEDFKLEFKDVNAKEEVQEIKRKK
- a CDS encoding DNA polymerase III subunit delta, with the protein product MIYFIYGNSPTIEFETEKITAEISKQLEGISPVFFDCSQKEEENFIETIQVNSIFSTTDFLILKRAELLKSSGIQKLFKSMKNFNLDRKEIIITYNVPIQYNKVVSEYELTKATIKNIEELANFKNFLVLNSENLVLDYIKKKLTINEKDSKQLAELLGDDYYHIKNEVDKIVTFLDGEEFSLDKIKNIVSFDKEHNLKELIDNFFKDFDCKPILDFLEKNKDMYLAFIYAFSEELIIFLKLSSLINDGKISKSMNYNVFKEIYEDFSDIFIGRNFKVSHPYTVYLKLSNFPYNFPYNFNINFLEEKLKELLYIEYFMKSGEKDIDIEVELFLKCFIK
- a CDS encoding outer membrane beta-barrel protein, coding for MKKVLLGLFVLASVSAVAAEGVNVYGRLGLDVYSHYNKIVDEDNGETMLKAKGKLAPSIAVEVTKDLGSNFETGLGLGYVWHGKRDYKINNVVGDDGNEYEEDRGKYPAINSIPLYVTGKYKFDTGSDIKPYVKVDLGYSFNKMKKSMIGTGKNLTTGDTGTVTVEGLKAKNGLYAGIGVGLEYNNVTADLSYVFTGAKYKYTDESDADKANNSAVRLTVGYKFAF
- a CDS encoding outer membrane protein, with the protein product MKKVLLGLFALASVSAVAAEGVNVYGRLGLDVYSHYNKLVDREDGQTLLKAKGKVAPSIALEVTKDLGSNFEAGLGLGYVWHGKRDYKETDDKDEYTAKFPAINSIPLYVTGKYKFDTGSDIKPYVKADLGYSFNKMKKSIAVTEKDLTTGETETVTAEGLKAKNGLYAGIGAGVEYNNVTADLSYVFTGAKYKDIDGDTAKANKGALRLTVGYKFAF
- a CDS encoding metal-sensing transcriptional repressor encodes the protein MKQCMDSNNLHRRLRKIGGQVQAIERMIEEDVPCEDILSQINAAKSALHKCGQIILEGHIKHCIKDGIENGELDETIEKFAKSIERFSNMG
- the murI gene encoding glutamate racemase, whose translation is MNDKSGKIGIFDSGIGGTTVLRELIKALPNEDYIYYGDNGNFPYGSGKTKEDLQKLCERILKFFLMNNCKLVVVACNTASIAAIEYLRENFSLPIIGIIESGVKGAIKNTINKNVAVISTKFTAEAHGYKKQADNLDSDLNITEIACKEFPNMIEKGWETFSNSEELLNKYLSKIPENADTLVLGCTHYPLIRDVIEQHTNIKIVDPAFQAVEEVKRTLKSLNILNTKSEKGKLIFFVTGESKYFQAIVEKILEREIDIYRIPNKKLN
- a CDS encoding ABC transporter permease, which produces MSFLDILKDSLLTLKGNKLRTMLTMLGIIIGISSVIAMWAIGNGGRDNILGDLKKIGYGKFTVTIDFRSENFKYKDYFTQETVNMLKKTNKFKSVAVSIEERFRVTKDNRPRFAFGDISTEDFEKISPVKIIAGRNFLPFEYASNERVIIIDNLSAKNLYGEEKKALGQYLEVSKDRKKAGYKYKIVGVYRNPYESFGKLFGEDEDFAISLRMPYKTYSNSFNQDPDVFDTLIIEVKDGGELGKAMLETKSILEFYKNNKNLYVTNALSSDIESFDRVLSTLSLFVTLAASVSLLVGGIGVMNIMLVTIVERTKEIGIRKALGAKNRDILKQFLFEAIFLTVIGGIAGVVIGILLSFLIGAIIQIKPVFSLVSIVVSMGISVIVGVIFGVSPARRAARLNPIDALRTE
- a CDS encoding ABC transporter ATP-binding protein; its protein translation is MEIIKINNINKKYKNGTMELQALKNISFQVQKGEFLAIMGSSGSGKSTMMNILACLDNQYEGEYILDNIDISKSSEDELSEIRNKKIGFIFQTFNLLPKLTAVENVELPLLYSSVPKKERYERAVKLLEMVGLKERLHHRPNELSGGQRQRVAIARALINEPSIILADEPTGNLDSKSEEEVMEILKELNKSGKTIIVVTHEPNIGESAQRKLVFKDGEII
- a CDS encoding efflux RND transporter periplasmic adaptor subunit yields the protein MKEIFKSKKIYVVIVTIVLICFYYFFGKSSKEKVSVKDYSYMITEKSDNIGSLNLNGRITANNPIGIFVDKKLKVKEVFIKNGDFVQKNQVLMTFDDDEKNKLYRNIEKEQINLSKIRRDLNTTRELYKIGGASKDEIKNLEDSYRISELNIEELNEVLSKTVKEVRSPVDGVVSNLKAQANYLVDTDNSLLEIIDSSNLRIVIEIPEYNSEVVKVGQSIRVRQDISEDNKFYDGEIVKISKLSTASTLTSENVLEADVKTKEEIPNLTPGFKIKAVLDIKSDSMNIIIPKIALQNRDGQYYVYVLDKENIVREKKVEIKNVVGENILITSGLEVGENLIVTPDDKLKDGLKLVQ